DNA sequence from the Staphylococcus epidermidis genome:
AGTTGGGAGTGTCTATTAGCTATGCTTAGCGCACAACAATTTTTAAAAGAATTTAATAATGTTGAATCTCTAAATGAATCTTTGTACGAGATAGTGAGTCACATTTGTGAAGAAGTTAAATTACAGGGAGATAAAGCTTTAAAAAATTATAATTTACAATTTGATCAAGTGGAAACTGAGAAGCTTGAATTAGAGCAAAGCCAACTAAAAAATGCATACGACATGCTAGATAATGAAACACGAGATGCATTAGAGCAAAGCTATCAGAGAATTAAAGTGTACCAAGAAAATATTAAGGTAAAACAGGAATCATCTCAACAAACTGAATGTTATGAACGATACCATCCTATCGAACGTGTAGGTATTTACGTGCCGGGAGGTAAGGCTAGCTATCCGTCTACAGTATTAATGACTGCAACACTTGCTCAAGTAGCAGGTGTTAATGAGATTACTGTTGTTACCCCACCTCAAAATAACGGTATATGTCAAGAGGTGTTAGCCGCTTGTTACATTACAGGTGTTCATCATGTTTATCAAGTCGGCGGAGCACAAAGTATTGCAGCGCTAACTTATGGCACGGAAACTATAAAAAAAGTCGACAAAATCGTAGGTCCAGGGAATCAATATGTTGCTTATGCTAAAAAGTTTGTATTCGGTCAAGTAGGCATAGACCAAATCGCAGGACCGACAGAAATAGCCTTGATTATAGACGAAAGTGCTGACTTAGACGCAATCGCTTATGACGTATTTGCACAAGCAGAACATGATGAAATGGCTTGTACTTATGTGATTAGTGAAAATGAAAAGGTACTTAATCAATTGAACACTATAATACAAGAGAAACTTCAGTATGTTGAACGGCAAGATATCATATCACAAAGTATTGCTAACCATCATTATCTAATATTAGCTCAAGATACTGAAGAAGCATGTTTAATTATGAACACGATTGCACCTGAACATGCATCTATTCAAACTCGAGCACCTGAAATGTATATAGATAAAGTTAAATATGTAGGCGCACTTTTTTTAGGTCATTTTTCTCCTGAAGTTATTGGGGACTATATGGCAGGTCCAAGTCATGTACTTCCTACTAATCAAACAGCTAGATTTACAAATGGGCTTTCTGTGAATGACTTTATGACACGACATTCAGTCATTCATTTATCACAAAAAACATTTAACGAAGTGGCAGAATCAGCTGAGCATATTGCACATATAGAATCTTTATTTAATCATGAAAAATCGATTCATGTACGCCGATAAGGATAGGTTATTACGATATCTGTTAATAAAAATGAAAGCGTATGTTCGTTACTCTATTGCTACAGAAGAACAACTTCTTCTACTGGAAAAATAGTGAAGAAATGGAGCGTATGTTATGAACTATCAAATCAAAAGAAACACTGAAGAAACTCAGCTTAATATTTCACTGGCTAATAACGGAACACAATCTCATATTAATACTGGTGTAGGATTTTTAGATCATATGTTAACGCTATTTACTTTTCATAGTGGATTAACTTTATCTATTGAGGCCACTGGAGATACGTATGTTGATGATCATCATATAACTGAAGATATAGGTATAGTTATTGGACAATTACTTCTTGAATTAGTTAAGACTCAACAAAGTTTTACAAGATATGGTTGCTCATATGTACCCATGGATGAAACGCTTGCTCGAACAGTAGTGGACATTAGTGGCCGTCCATATTTCTCATTTAATAGCAAGTTGAGCGCCCAAAAGGTAGGAACTTTTGACACTGAACTAGTTGAAGAATTTTTTAGAGCATTGGTAATTAATGCGCGATTAACCGTTCACATTGACTTATTAAGAGGTGGAAATACACATCATGAGATTGAGGCAATATTTAAATCTTTTGCAAGAGCATTAAAGATTTCTCTTGCACAAAATGAAGATGGACGTATTCCATCGTCTAAAGGAGTAATTGAATGATTGCGATTATTGATTATGGATTGGGAAACATAAGTAACGTTACTCGAGCGATTCAACATTTAGGATATGATGTGATTTTGACATGTAATGATAAAGACGTGCAAAAAGCTGAAGCTATCGTACTTCCAGGTGTTGGACATTTTCAGGATGCGATGCATTCTATAGAAGAAAAAAGCATCAAAGATATGCTTAAAAATATACATGATAAACCGGTAATTGGAATATGTTTAGGTATGCAATTACTCTTTCAACATAGCGCAGAAGGTGACGTTAGTGGATTGGAACTTGTCCCGGGAAATATAGTGCCAATCCAATCATCTCATCCTATTCCTCATTTGGGTTGGAATGAATTAAAGAGTACACATCCCTTACTGCAAAGTGATGTGTATTTTGTTCATTCATATCAAGCAGAAATGTCAGAATATGTCGTAGCTTATGCTGACTATGGTACAAAGATTCCGGGAGTCATTCAATACCGAAATTATATAGGTATCCAGTTTCATCCTGAAAAAAGTGGAACGTATGGATTAGAGATTCTAAATCAAGCGCTTAAAGGAGGGTTTATTAATGATTGATTTATGGCCAGCTATTGATTTGATTAATTCAACAAGTGTTCGATTAACAGAAGGCAAATATGATACAAAAGAAAAAATGGAAAAATCTGTAGAAGACAGTATCCGATTTTATAGTCAATTTAAATGTGTGAAACGTATACATATTGTAGATTTAATTGGGGCTAAAGCAAAAGAGGTAAAAGAATTCGACTACATCCGTTCCTTAAGAAAGGTGACCACTAAGCCTATAGAAGTGGGTGGCGGCATTCGTTCAAAACAAACAATTGAAAATTATATTCATTCAGGAATAGACTATTGTATTGTAGGTACAAAAGGTATCCAAGATATAGAGTGGTTAACACATATGACACATCAATTTCCAAATAAACTCTACTTATCCGTAGATGCTTTTGGAGAGAAAATAAAGATTAATGGATGGAAAGAGGATGCTAAACTCAATTTATTTGATTATGTTGCCAAAATTGAGCATTTACCTTTGGGTGGTGTGATTTATACCGATATTTCGAAAGATGGGAAACTTTCTGGACCTAATTTTGATTTGACAGGTCGTCTCGCACTTTATACATCGTTGCCTGTAATTGCTTCAGGAGGTATTAGACATCAAGAGGACTTGTTTCGATTAGAATCGTTAAATGTTCATGCTGCTATTGTAGGAAAAGCAGCACATCTGGATGAATTCTGGGAGGGATTATCTTGATTAAAAAAAGAGTGATTCCATGTTTAGATGTTAAAGATGGACGCGTCGTAAAGGGTATCCAGTTCCAGTCATTAAGAGATATCGGTAATCCAGTTGATTTGGCTCTTTATTATAATGAAGCCGGTGCAGATGAACTAGTCTTTCTTGATATTTCGAAGACGGAAGCAGGACATGATCTTATGATAGAAGTGATAGAAGCAACGGCAAAACAATTATTTATCCCTTTAACAGTAGGAGGAGGGATTCAAAATTTAGATGATATTACGCAACTATTAAATCACGGAGCAGATAAAATATCACTCAATTCAAGCGCTTTAAAACATCCAGAATTAATTCGACAAGCAAGCGAGAAATTTGGTCGTCAATGTATTTGTATTGCTATTGATAGCTTTTATGATAAAGACAGAAAGGATTATTTCTGTACTACGCACGGTGGTAAAAAATTAACTGATGTCAGGGTATATGATTGGGTACAAGAAGTAGAGCTTTTAGGTGCTGGGGAATTGCTTATAACTAGCATGCATCATGATGGAATGAAACAAGGTTTTGATATTGAACATTTAGCAAAAATTAAACAATTAGTTAATATTCCGATTATTGCCTCTGGGGGTGGAGGAAATGCACAACATTTTGTTGAACTATTTCAACAAACAGATGTTTCGGCAGGTTTAGCGGCAAGTATTTTACATGATCAAGAAACTACAGTGGCAGAAATTAAAGATAAAATGCGTGAAGGAGGTATCCTTGTGAGATGAATAAACTTATAGACTTTTCTAAGGGATTAGTACCGGTAATTTTGCAACATGCACAAACGGATAGCGTATTAATGTTGGGATATATGAATGAAGAAGCTTATCAAAAAACTCTGAAAGAAAAGAAAGTAACCTTCTTCTCTAGATCTAAACAACGTTTATGGACTAAAGGTGAAACTTCTGGTCATTTCCAACACGTTGAGAGTATTCATCTAGATTGTGATCAAGATGCAATCTTAATCAAAGTGATGCCACAAGGTCCTACAAGTCACACTGGAAGTCTGAGTTGTTTTAATAGTGAAATTGAATCGCGCTTTAAAATTCAAGCATTAGCACAAACGATTCATCAAAGTGCTAAAAGCAATCAATCTAACTCTTACACTCAATATTTATTAAAGGAAGGTATCGAGAAAATATCCAAGAAATTTGGTGAAGAGGCATTTGAAGTTGTGATAGGTGCGATAAAACATAATCGTGAAGAAGTTATTAATGAAACAGCAGATGTCATGTATCACCTTTTTGTGTTACTACATAGTTTGGATATTCCATTTTCAGAAGTAGAACAGGTACTAGCGCATCGCCATCAAAAAAGAAATAATTTTAAAGGCGAGCGCAAAAAGGTTCAAGAATGGTAAGGTAGTATAATTTAGAATTTTAATTAATCTAATATAGGGAATTTGTTCGATGAATCTTATAAATCAATTATTAAAAATAGGATGAAAGTGAATGACGATTCATCCTATTTATGGTTCAAATGGGATAATTGATACGTTTAAATTAAAATATTTTTTTAAAAAATATTTGTAGTTATTGGTAGTAACGTCATATTTATGTTTAGTACTATCATTGCTTAAAGTTAAAGAATGATAAGTCATTGTTGCACGTCCAAATGATTGTGGTTGTGTAATAAGCAAATGTCGTACAAAAATAGAATGAGGATGATGCTCATTGTAGCTTATTTTATCTTCAAAGTCTTTAATGCTTTGAGATTTTAAATGCGCTTCATAGAGTGTCATCCATTTATTTTGTCTAAGCTTCTGTAAGGCATATTGATTGTCATTAATCCAAACAGCACGGTAAACTCCATTTTTATCATATGTTGGAATGAATTGTGTTTTAGAACCTATCTCGATAATACTTGTAGGTAAATCACCAAATCCAACATCAGTAATATAAAGTGTTCCTTCGATATTAACGTAAAGTGACATATGCGAGCCTTCAGGACTACGTCCACCATTTGGTGTGTGAACTGTTGCCGCAGCACGAGTGACATGGAAGCCTTTATGTTCTAAATACGTAGCAAACAAATGATTTAATTCATAGCAAAAACCGCCACGACGTTGAATAACAATTTTATTGTATAAATCTTTGATATCGATTGAGATAGGAATCTTGTTTTGAACATTAATATTTTCAAATGGCACAGTTATCATAAAGCGTCTTACATAGTAATTTAATGCTTCAAGAGAAGGAGTCGAATAGTATGAATGTTTAATTTTTAGATAAGATTCAAATTTTTGTATATCCATTACTAATCATCCTTTATTTTCATATAAATCCATTATTTTATAGTATATGTAGATAACTATCAATTTCTTTAGATTTAATATTAGTATGATAAATAATTAAATTGCATGTAATTGTTGACAAATTGTGAACATCGATGTAATATATTAATCAAATCAAACCAAAGTAGATAAGTGAATTATTCTTTTATGACCTATTAAAATTATTTTTATAATTTTTATTTTTTTGAACGATAATGGAAGCGCTTACCTTTGGTGGGAAGGAGATAGTTATGGAAGCAATCAAACCCATTTTTAGTAAAATTTTTGGATTTATACCACGTATAATTATTAATATTTTCATCTAACAAATTATCGAGAAAAATTTCATTTTAAAATAAACAAATAGATAGAGGTGCTAATTGTGAAGACAAGACAAAACAAATACAGTATTCGTAAATTTAGCGTAGGTGCATCATCCATTCTGATTGCAGCATTATTATTTATGGGTGGAGGATCAGCTCAGGCAGCTGAGCAACAACAGGATAAGGGAACTGTTGAAAATAGCACAACACAATCTATTGGGGATGGAAATGAAAAGTTAAGTGAACAACAATCAACGCAAAATAAGAATGTTAATGAGAAAAGTAATGTTAATTCTATTACTGAAAATGAAAGCTTACATAACGAAACACCAAAAAACGAGGATTTGATTCAGCAACAAAAAGATTCTCAAAATGACAATAAATCTGAATCTGTAGTTGAACAAAATAAAGAAAATGAAGCATTTGTTCAAAATCATTCCGAAGAGAAACCACAACAAGAACAAGTTGAACTGGAAAAGCATGCTAGTGAAAACAATCAAACTTTACACTCAAAAGCAGCACAGTCCAATGAAGATGTGAAAACTAAACCTTCACAACTCGATAATACAGCTGCCAAACAAGAAGACTCTCAAAAAGAGAATTTGAGTAAACAAGATACACAATCATCTAAAACTACTGATTTACTACGAGTAACAGCTCAAAATCAATCAAAAGATAGCCAATCAACAGAAGAGATAAATAAAGAAGTAAATAACGACACTCAACAAGTGACTGCTAAGAACGATGACGCCAAAGTTGAATCATTTAATTTAAATAGTAAAGAGGAACCCCTTAAAGTTGACAAGCAAGCGAATCCAACTACAGATAAAGATAAATCTTCTAAAAATGATAAAGGGTCTCAAGATGGTCTCGCTAATTTAGAAAGTAATGCTGTTGCTACAACTAATAAACAGTCTAAGCAACAAGTGAGTGAAAAAAATGAGGATCAAACAAATAAATCAGCAAAACAAAAACAATATAAAAATAATGATCCAATTATTTTAGTACATGGTTTCAATGGATTTACAGACGATATCAACCCATCAGTGCTAACGCATTATTGGGGTGGCGATAAAATGAATATTCGCCAAGATTTGGAAGAAAATGGATATGAGGCTTATGAAGCAAGTATAAGTGCATTTGGTAGTAACTATGACCGTGCTGTTGAGTTATACTACTACATCAAAGGTGGACGTGTTGACTATGGTGCAGCACACGCAGCTAAATATGGTCATGAGCGTTACGGTAAAACCTATGAAGGTGTTTATAAAGATTGGAAACCAGGTCAAAAAATACATTTAGTTGGTCATAGTATGGGTGGTCAAACAATTCGTCAATTAGAAGAGCTATTGAGACATGGTAATCCAGAAGAAGTTGAATATCAAAAACAACATGGTGGGGAAATTTCTCCATTATACCAAGGTGGCCACGACAATATGGTGTCATCTATTACAACACTCGGTACACCACATAATGGTACACATGCGTCAGACTTATTAGGTAACGAAGCGATTGTACGCCAACTTGCATATGACGTAGGTAAAATGTATGGTAATAAAGATTCACGTGTAGACTTTGGGTTAGAACACTGGGGATTAAAACAAAAACCAAACGAATCATATATTCAATATGTTAAACGTGTTCAAAATTCAAAACTGTGGAAATCAAAAGATAGTGGTTTACACGATTTAACACGCGATGGCGCAACAGATTTAAACCGAAAAACATCATTAAATCCTAATATTGTATATAAAACTTATACTGGCGAGTCAACACATAAAACATTGGCAGGAAAACAAAAAGCTGATCTTAACATGTTCTTACCATTTACAATTACTGGTAATTTAATTGGAAAAGCTAAAGAGAAAGAATGGAGAGAAAATGATGGACTTGTTTCAGTCATTTCTTCACAACATCCATTTAATCAAAAATATGTTGAAGCTACAGATAAAAATCAAAAAGGTGTATGGCAAGTAACTCCAACAAAACATGACTGGGATCATGTAGACTTTGTAGGCCAAGACAGTACAGATACAAAACGTACTAGAGATGAATTGCAACAGTTCTGGCATGGTCTTGCTGAAGATTTAGTACAAAGTGAACAATTAACATCAACAAATAAATAAAATGATATAAGGTATAAACCTAACGTAATTTTATATAGATAGGAGTGAGATACATGACAGGTGATTTCTTTCAATTATTAGGCTCTTTATACAGAGTATTAAAAAATTTATTTTCATAATGTGAAACTATAGTAAGTTAAAATCCCTTATTCAAGCACATACATAAGCCATAGCTTGAATAATGGATATTTATGATGTTCAATTGAATCATCCTAGCTAATATACAAAACATACTAAGATTAGCTATGAAGAAATCTATGACGATAGATTTTTTCATAGCTATTTTTTATAGTTATAGAGAGAAGTAGACTGTCCAGACTCTTGGATTTTAAATCCGTATAAAAAACAAGTCAGCTTTACTCTCGCCTTTTGAAATTCGTTTGTAGTATGTTGGGTTCTTGAAACCGTGTATAGGAAAATGAAATGAGAAAGGTTGAGTAAAGTTTTTAGCTTCTCAATTATTCAAAGGAGGTTTTTTTATCGATTACTTAGGTGTTGATATTAGTAAAAGAAGTAGTGTAGTTGCACATTATAAAAATGGAAAATTCCAAAAAGAGTTTTTCATCCAAAATAATAAAAATGGTTACAATTATTTACTCAAGTATTTGAATGACTTAGACCACCCACAACTCATTTTTGAATCTACAGGTATCTATTCAAGAGGTATGGAACGATTTTGTTGTGTAAATCAAATTAACTATATTCAAATGAATCCGTTAGAAGCCAAATTTAAAACGAGCACTCTAAGATCATGGAAAACTGATCAGGCAGATGCTCATAAGCTTGCTTGTTTAGGACCGACGCTTAAACAAACAGACAACTTACCTATACATGAGTTAATATTCTTTGAATTAAGAGAACGCGTCCGTTTTCATCTAGAAATCGAGAATGAACAAAATCGACTTAAATTTCAGATCCTTGAATTATTCCATCAAACATTCCCTGGTTTAGAAAGATTATTCAGTAGTCGATATTCAATCATTGCACTCAACATCGCAGAAATCTTTACTCATCCAGACATGGTTCTTGATATCGACAAGGATGTACTGATTACACATATATTCAATTCTACAGATAAAGGAATGTCAATGGATAAAGCTACAAAATATGCACTTCAATTAAGAGTGATTGCTCAAGAAAGCTATCCTAATGTCGATAGACATTCCTTTCTAGTCGAAAAATTACGCTTACTTATTCAACAATTAAAACAATCTATTCATCATATCAAACAATTAGATGATGCCATGATTCAATTAGCACAACAACTCGATTATTTTGAAAATATTCATTCGATACCTGGTATTGGTAAGCTAAGCACAGCTATGATTATTGGGGAGATTGGTGATATTAAGCGATTTAAATCAAATAAACAACTCAATGCTTTTGTTGGCATTGATATCAAACGATATCAATCAGGTCATACACACTGTAGAGATACCATCAACAAGCGTGGTAATAAAAAAGCGAGAAAACTTTTATTTTGGGTGATTATGAATATAATAAGAGGGCAGCATCATTATGACAATCATGTCGTCGATTATTACTACAAACTAAGAAAGCAGCCTAATGAGAAACCTAATAAGACTGCCATCATTGCTTGTATAAATCGATTATTAAAAACAATTCATTATCTTGTAATGAATCATAAATTGTACGATTATCAAATGTCACCACATTAGCCAAACGTACAATCAAATGTAGTTTAACACCTTATTCAAAAAAATTAAAATGAACGGTTTAGTTAAGTAATGCTTATTTTAATTATAAGTACTTGACTAATCGTAGGAAAGAGCCTGAGACAAATAAATGCCTCAGGCTCTTTTATATATAGCGGAGGGAGAAGGATTTGAACCAACGCGAGCAAAAAGCTCCTACTAATCACGAATGATTAGCCTCTTAAACCAGACTTGAGTATCCCTCCAAAATTTCAACAATTAATATCATATTATATATCGAAGGTTTTGTAAAGTAACAGTTAGTTTTTCATTATAAACATGTAAAGCGTCTTCATTAAATGACCTAAGAAAATATATACAATTTGGACTGTGATTATCATTCAATCAAAATTAATCACATACTACTACATTGTCCATACTACAATTAATTTTTAGGTAACTATTTTAATTTCTGATTACCAAATTACCTTCAAACATTAAAATGAACTTAAAGATAATTATTGTCGAGTTATTAAAAAAATCATTTAATTATGATCAAACAGAGAAATGAAGACGTATTATAAGAGAGTTCGTCAAAAAATTGACATTATTTCATGAATATTCAATTTTATTTATCGAAATTAAATCAATTCAATCAGACATATTTAAACATATGCTTTATAGCAAGTCATCATAAATTGTCTTATTATTATTTCATGAAAATAAGATGAAAACTTATGAGATTAATATTTGAGGAAGATGAAAATTTGAAAACTTACTCTTCACATTGAGACGAATTTTTTATAATATATCACTCATATTGATTTTTTGATATTAAGAAAAGGAGGAAACGCTCATGAAAGATAATAAAATGTTGTTCATTATTTTTATGATAGGAACATTTACAGTAGGAATGGCTGAATATGTAGTGACAGGATTACTTACACAAATCGCTGACGATATGAAGGTTTCTATTTCGAGTGCAGGTTTATTAATTAGTGTTTATGCTATTAGTGTTGCATTGATAGGGCCTTTAATGCGAATCATAACATTGAAAGTTCACGCCCACCGTCTGTTACCGATTTTAGTTGCGATTTTTATAATAAGTAATTTAGTGGGAATGTTAGCACCGAATTTTAATGTATTGTTATTATCAAGACTCATGTCTGCGGCAATGCATGCGCCATTCTTCGGTGTGTGTATGAGTGTTGCTGCGACAGTCGCACCTCCTGCTAAAAAAACACAGGCCATTGCACTTGTTCAGGCAGGTTTAACTATTGCTGTAATGTTAGGTGTACCATTCGGATCATTTTTAGGTGGCTTTGCAAATTGGAGAGTTGTTTTTGGATTCATGATTGTGTTGGCAATCATTACTATGTTAGGAATGATTAAATTTGTTCCAAATGTTTCTTTAAGTGCAGAAGCAAATATTAGCAAAGAATTAACAGTGTTTAAGAATCCACACATTTTAATTGTGATTGCAATTATTGTGTTTGGTTACTCTGGTGTGTTTACTACTTATACATTTATGGAGCCAATGATACGAGATTTTTCTCCATTTAAAATTGTAGGTTTAACTGTTTGTTTATTTATGTTTGGTCTAGGCGGTGTGATAGGGAATTTAATTACTGGTAATGTACCGGAAGATAAATTAACAAAAAATTTATACCTTACATTTCTTTTACTATTTGTAACAATCATACTATTTGTTACTGTTATTCAAAATTCAATATTAGCATTAATCATTTGCTTCTTATTCGGTTTTGGTACATTTGGTACAACACCGTTACTTAATAGCAAAATTATCTTAAGTGCAAAAGAAGCACCACTTCTTGCAAGTACGTTAGCTGCTTCTATTTTCAATGTTGCTAATTTTCTTGGTGCAATCATTGGATCTATATTATTATCAATAGGGTTACCTTACGTTCAAATTACTTTGATATCTGGTGGGATTATAGTGTTGGGTATGCTTCTTAATCTTGTTAATCAACTTTATGAAAAGAAACATATCACATTTAATGAATATTCATGATTATTAAAAAATCCTTATAGAAGTGTGGCGACGCCTCTATAAGGATTTTTCTTTATGCAATCAAACTTTTCATCAATGATGTTTTAATAGAACTAGGGATTACTTAACAACATTGAAATCAATCACTTGTGGGATTTGTGATAAATCATTGTGAGATAAGTAATCTATTAACAATTGAGCACCTTCGATTTGAATATCTTTTATCACAGGTTTGTTAACGTACATATCATAATTCCCGCCACCAACAGCTCTATAATTATTTACGCATATTGTATATATTTGATCACTTTGTATTGGTGCATCATTAATTAGTAAATCACTAACACGTTCACCGTAAGGATGACTAACATGAATTGTATATTGGATACCTGCAAATATGTCATAGTTGAAATGCTGAGGTTTAGGTTCTAGAAACTCTTTATTAACTGTGATTTTATGATTAACAATGTCAAAATAACTTGCGCTTCGTTCAATTGCAAGTTTAATATCTTTTCCACTAAGTTCAATCACTTTAAAAGTATTAGGAAAAGGATAATTATTGATGATATCACGCATGGTTATTTTCTCATCAAAGCCATTTGCGGAATCAAATAGTGCTGTACATGCAATATCTGCACCACTTTTTTCTAATAAAATATAATTAAGAAGGTTAACAAATGCATGCGGTGATTTTCTTGCCTCAAATGAATTGTTTATTCTCATAGCGTAGGGGAGTTCTGCGATTTGAGTATCAAGCCAATCTTCCAATTGATTACGTAAAGCGATATCTTCGACATTCGGCTTAAAGGAGGTATTGTTATTAACATTCATTAAGTTACATTCTTTAATTAATACTTTTTTATCATGTGTATATTCAATAACTATTTTTCCAACTTTTGTACCTTTTGAACCTGGTTGAATGATGGCTGTTTGGTTCTTGATTGTCGCAATATCACGATGTTGATGGCCGGTTATCAACACATCGATACTATCGCTAAACTGACTTAGTATATCATACCCTTCGTTTTCCCCAGTAAGCGCCTCAGTCGGGAGGCCACTATCTAAATCACGTTCAAAACCACCATGATAACTTACTACTACAATATCACTCTTTTCCCTAAGTGTAGGTAACTCAGATTTTAATATGTGGACAGCACTGTTAAAAGTGAGTGTCTTAATGTAATCAGGTTGTTCCCAGTGAGGAATATACTGAGTGGTTAATCCAATAGTTCCTATAGTTAAATCATTTACTTTAAAATAATGAATACCTTGGCCAGTGAATGGCTGTGTATTTTCAATTATATTTGCACACAAAACTGGGTAATGAAGTTGATTGATGGCCTGTTTTAGATAAGGTAAATCATAATTAAATTCATGATTGCCAACAATTCCAAAATCAAACCCTAAACGATTATATATTGATGTTAATGGGAGACTACTCTTTAATTTAGATACTAAGTAGTTACATAATGGAGAACCTTGTAAGAAGTCCCCATTATCGATCTTTACACTGCCGTCATAGTGCACGCAGTCTTGTTCGATTAGATGATTAGCTTTTAACAAACCCATAGGTAAATCTTTTTCTCTTGATGAAAAATCTGTTGGGAATATAAAACCGTGAACATCACTAAGGATATAGAACGCAATTTGAGACATTGAATTAACCTCCTCAAGTACGGGGAAGAGACATAGTTTTGTGATATATAAATTAAAAACAATGTCTCACTTTTCAACACTATGTTATTATCGGTGTTAAAAATTTTCATTCATTTTTTGTGTTAATAGAATTTTTTTCCCTTGTTTAACACGAATATTAGCATCTTTAATTTCATCTGTCACTTTAGCTGTGAGTGTGAATGAA
Encoded proteins:
- the hisD gene encoding histidinol dehydrogenase, encoding MLSAQQFLKEFNNVESLNESLYEIVSHICEEVKLQGDKALKNYNLQFDQVETEKLELEQSQLKNAYDMLDNETRDALEQSYQRIKVYQENIKVKQESSQQTECYERYHPIERVGIYVPGGKASYPSTVLMTATLAQVAGVNEITVVTPPQNNGICQEVLAACYITGVHHVYQVGGAQSIAALTYGTETIKKVDKIVGPGNQYVAYAKKFVFGQVGIDQIAGPTEIALIIDESADLDAIAYDVFAQAEHDEMACTYVISENEKVLNQLNTIIQEKLQYVERQDIISQSIANHHYLILAQDTEEACLIMNTIAPEHASIQTRAPEMYIDKVKYVGALFLGHFSPEVIGDYMAGPSHVLPTNQTARFTNGLSVNDFMTRHSVIHLSQKTFNEVAESAEHIAHIESLFNHEKSIHVRR
- the hisB gene encoding imidazoleglycerol-phosphate dehydratase HisB; this encodes MNYQIKRNTEETQLNISLANNGTQSHINTGVGFLDHMLTLFTFHSGLTLSIEATGDTYVDDHHITEDIGIVIGQLLLELVKTQQSFTRYGCSYVPMDETLARTVVDISGRPYFSFNSKLSAQKVGTFDTELVEEFFRALVINARLTVHIDLLRGGNTHHEIEAIFKSFARALKISLAQNEDGRIPSSKGVIE
- the hisH gene encoding imidazole glycerol phosphate synthase subunit HisH, with amino-acid sequence MIAIIDYGLGNISNVTRAIQHLGYDVILTCNDKDVQKAEAIVLPGVGHFQDAMHSIEEKSIKDMLKNIHDKPVIGICLGMQLLFQHSAEGDVSGLELVPGNIVPIQSSHPIPHLGWNELKSTHPLLQSDVYFVHSYQAEMSEYVVAYADYGTKIPGVIQYRNYIGIQFHPEKSGTYGLEILNQALKGGFIND
- the hisA gene encoding 1-(5-phosphoribosyl)-5-((5-phosphoribosylamino)methylideneamino)imidazole-4-carboxamide isomerase, with translation MIDLWPAIDLINSTSVRLTEGKYDTKEKMEKSVEDSIRFYSQFKCVKRIHIVDLIGAKAKEVKEFDYIRSLRKVTTKPIEVGGGIRSKQTIENYIHSGIDYCIVGTKGIQDIEWLTHMTHQFPNKLYLSVDAFGEKIKINGWKEDAKLNLFDYVAKIEHLPLGGVIYTDISKDGKLSGPNFDLTGRLALYTSLPVIASGGIRHQEDLFRLESLNVHAAIVGKAAHLDEFWEGLS
- the hisF gene encoding imidazole glycerol phosphate synthase subunit HisF gives rise to the protein MIKKRVIPCLDVKDGRVVKGIQFQSLRDIGNPVDLALYYNEAGADELVFLDISKTEAGHDLMIEVIEATAKQLFIPLTVGGGIQNLDDITQLLNHGADKISLNSSALKHPELIRQASEKFGRQCICIAIDSFYDKDRKDYFCTTHGGKKLTDVRVYDWVQEVELLGAGELLITSMHHDGMKQGFDIEHLAKIKQLVNIPIIASGGGGNAQHFVELFQQTDVSAGLAASILHDQETTVAEIKDKMREGGILVR
- the hisIE gene encoding bifunctional phosphoribosyl-AMP cyclohydrolase/phosphoribosyl-ATP diphosphatase HisIE — protein: MNKLIDFSKGLVPVILQHAQTDSVLMLGYMNEEAYQKTLKEKKVTFFSRSKQRLWTKGETSGHFQHVESIHLDCDQDAILIKVMPQGPTSHTGSLSCFNSEIESRFKIQALAQTIHQSAKSNQSNSYTQYLLKEGIEKISKKFGEEAFEVVIGAIKHNREEVINETADVMYHLFVLLHSLDIPFSEVEQVLAHRHQKRNNFKGERKKVQEW
- a CDS encoding arylamine N-acetyltransferase family protein; the protein is MDIQKFESYLKIKHSYYSTPSLEALNYYVRRFMITVPFENINVQNKIPISIDIKDLYNKIVIQRRGGFCYELNHLFATYLEHKGFHVTRAAATVHTPNGGRSPEGSHMSLYVNIEGTLYITDVGFGDLPTSIIEIGSKTQFIPTYDKNGVYRAVWINDNQYALQKLRQNKWMTLYEAHLKSQSIKDFEDKISYNEHHPHSIFVRHLLITQPQSFGRATMTYHSLTLSNDSTKHKYDVTTNNYKYFLKKYFNLNVSIIPFEP